One region of Drosophila subobscura isolate 14011-0131.10 chromosome J, UCBerk_Dsub_1.0, whole genome shotgun sequence genomic DNA includes:
- the LOC117893341 gene encoding carboxypeptidase B, producing MRRALCAIILLVSCVAPAALTELYLSDYYTYEGVMDYLDSLAKEYPTRVLVKDAGRTYERRMLKTITITNGDRLPGKRMIFMDAALHAREWMTPMAALYAIHELVVNFERNSDLLQNFNWIVLPLGNPDGYEFSRNSDRWWRNNRSPNGGECYGTNLNRNFDVAWGHGYAQLADPCSESYAGREAFSEAEARLVRDTMHVLVDNGSGVMYLSLHTANRSMFDPWVHDSTPTSNHHEMQEIARFATNRIYAETSTVIKPMQAFFYGGVMGGTSLDYAFKVGFPLSFVFEMSGLAYGLEYKFFPPQTEIRRLAAESWVGIRALAEKAVEKYPPGRIIPRVPRVTASSKAPSSRDYNFQVGLLSTLLAYVVQHLVG from the coding sequence ATGCGGCGAGCTCTGTGTGCGATAATCTTGCTCGTCTCGTGCGTCGCACCCGCGGCGCTGACTGAACTCTATCTGAGCGATTACTACACATACGAGGGGGTAATGGATTACTTGGACAGCCTCGCAAAGGAATACCCAACCCGTGTGCTGGTCAAGGATGCAGGACGGACCTATGAGCGTCGCATGTTGAAGACAATAACCATCACGAATGGCGATCGGTTGCCCGGCAAGAGGATGATCTTCATGGATGCGGCACTGCATGCCAGAGAGTGGATGACGCCGATGGCTGCGCTCTATGCCATCCACGAGCTGGTGGTTAACTTCGAGCGGAACTCAGATCTGCTGCAGAACTTCAACTGGATCGTGCTGCCGCTGGGCAATCCGGATGGCTACGAGTTCTCCCGCAACTCGGACCGGTGGTGGCGCAACAATCGCTCCCCGAATGGCGGAGAGTGCTACGGAACGAATTTGAACCGCAACTTTGATGTGGCCTGGGGTCATGGTTACGCACAGCTGGCAGATCCCTGCAGCGAGTCGTACGCCGGCAGGGAAGCGTTTTCGGAGGCAGAAGCCCGACTCGTGCGGGACACAATGCACGTGTTGGTGGACAATGGCAGTGGCGTCATGTACCTGTCCCTGCACACGGCCAATCGATCGATGTTCGATCCGTGGGTGCACGACTCCACCCCGACCAGCAATCATCACGAAATGCAGGAGATTGCGCGCTTCGCCACGAACAGAATTTACGCGGAAACCTCGACGGTGATCAAGCCCATGCAGGCATTTTTCTACGGCGGAGTGATGGGCGGCACCAGCCTGGATTACGCCTTCAAGGTCGGCTTTCCGCTGTCCTTTGTGTTTGAGATGTCGGGCCTGGCCTACGGCTTGGAGTACAAATTTTTCCCACCACAAACGGAAATTCGCAGGCTGGCAGCGGAGAGCTGGGTGGGCATAAGAGCGCTGGCCGAGAAGGCCGTTGAAAAATATCCACCAGGGAGAATCATTCCGCGTGTGCCAAGAGTAACTGCCAGTAGTAAGGCACCAAGCAGTCGGGATTACAACTTCCAAGTGGGTTTGCTGAGCACACTTTTGGCATACGTGGTCCAGCATTTAGTTGGTTGA
- the LOC117893447 gene encoding zinc carboxypeptidase-like has translation MDRQQVELCGSMWQVVCFLCCIALAAAALVVPQPDVETTPGWEVDSEETSSAPELNLDDFYDYEGMMKYLRNLTEAECCLVNYQTLAYTSEQRAVVQVTISEEQETANKKVIIVDAATHGNEWITTTVALKIINELVVNSVENVQLLHAYDWYILPMVNPDGYEYSMREKLKLWKKNRSTNGGQYGTNLNRNYDTHWNATQPPAPSQSQDYAGSKAFSEPETEAIGSLMRRLVATDRQFLYISLHTENKSIFYPSVYDSKPTPSDGLLHAIAQFASAAIYERTGSVYVPGLAHGYHGVGGTSLDYAYDIGIPLAFSFELPETRSEAENKTTFICNQANEGWQGVKQLALGALEKYGNSTANNISSITTTSGPAANYTSTTSAPATNDASRCVLASWSLAALLACLCAAAMIK, from the exons ATGGATCGCCAGCAAGTTGAACTCTGTGGCAGCATGTGGCAAGTTGTGTGTTTCCTGTGCTGCATcgctctggcagcagctgccttggTTGTGCCTCAGCCTGATGTGGAAACAACACCCGGCTGGGAGGTTGACTCGGAGGAGACATCGTCAGCGCCAGAACTCAACTTGGATGACTTCTACGACTACGAGGGCATGATGAAATATCTGAGAAACCTAACCGAGGCCGAATGCTGCTTGGTGAATTACCAGACGCTGGCATACACCAGCGAGCAGCGTGCCGTGGTGCAGGTAACCATctcggaggagcaggagacgGCAAACAAAAAGGTCATCATCGTGGACGCTGCCACACATGGCAACGAGTGGATAACCACAACGGTGGCCCTCAAGATTATCAACGAACTGGTCGTGAACTCCGTTGAGAATGTCCAACTGCTGCATGCCTACGACTGGTACATTCTGCCCATGGTCAATCCGGATGGCTACGAGTACTCGATGCGTGAGAAACTGAAGCTCTGGAAGAAGAATCGCTCCACGAACGGCGGGCAGTATGGCACCAATCTCAATCGCAACTACGACACACACTGGAATGCCACGCAACCGCCAGCaccaagccagagccaggactATGCGGGGAGTAAGGCATTCAGCGAGCCGGAGACCGAGGCAATTGGCTCGCTCATGCGTCGCCTGGTGGCCACCGATCGACAGTTCCTCTACATAAGTCTGCACACGGAGAACAAATCTATATTCTATCCATCGGTTTACGATTC caaacCAACTCCATCGGATGGGCTGCTCCATGCCATCGCTCAGTTTGCCAGTGCAGCAATCTACGAGCGAACGGGCTCCGTTTAtgtgcctggcctggcccatgGCTACCATGGCGTGGGCGGCACCAGCCTGGACTATGCCTACGATATTGGCATCCCGCTGGCCTTCTCCTTTGAGCTGCCCGAAACTCGCTCGGAGGCTGAGAACAAAACGACTTTCATCTGCAATCAGGCCAACGAGGGTTGGCAGGGAGTTAAGCAGCTGGCCCTTGGGGCGCTCGAAAAGTATGGCAATTCCACAGCCAATAATATTAGTTCGATTACCACAACGAGTGGTCCAGCTGCAAATTACACCAGTACGACGAGTGCACCAGCGACGAATGATGCCTCTCGGTGTGTGCTGGCGAGTTGGAGTCTCGCTGCACTGCTGGCGTGTCTGTGTGCCGCAGCAATGATAAAGTAA
- the LOC117894277 gene encoding pupal cuticle protein G1A, with protein MAKQLLTLASALLLLLSPSWAGIIAQPALSYYGDEHAVAHTQQNVVRSFDGTVSHYAKSVATPHSQVHKQDTRISNNVYQPAIAKTVTYHQAEPAAAAVYNHHAHPEPQLFTQAAPQAAVYSAPQAALYHQAAPQAALYHQAAPQAAVYHQAAPQASIYHQAAPQPSVYHQSVAPVVSHQPAVIHYSPAESVSHMSFDGFGTHWGF; from the coding sequence ATGGCCAAACAGTTGCTCACTCTCGCCTcagccctgctgctgctcctgtcgcCCAGCTGGGCGGGCATCATTGCCCAGCCTGCCCTCAGCTACTACGGCGATGAGCACGCGGTGGCCCACACCCAGCAGAATGTGGTGCGCAGCTTCGATGGCACCGTCTCGCACTACGCCAAGTCCGTGGCCACACCGCACTCCCAGGTGCACAAGCAGGACACGAGGATCAGCAACAATGTGTATCAGCCGGCCATTGCCAAGACTGTGACGTACCACCAGGCcgagccagcggcagcggcagtctACAATCATCACGCACATCCGGAGCCACAGCTGTTCACGCAGGCAGCCCCGCAGGCGGCAGTCTACTCAGCTCCACAGGCTGCCCTCTACCATCAGGCAGCGCCTCAGGCTGCCCTCTACCATCAGGCAGCGCCTCAGGCTGCTGTTTACCATCAGGCAGCTCCTCAAGCCTCCATCTACCACCAGGCAGCTCCTCAGCCCTCTGTTTACCATCAGTCAGTTGCTCCTGTGGTCAGTCACCAGCCCGCTGTCATTCACTACTCGCCGGCGGAGTCCGTTTCCCACATGAGCTTCGATGGCTTTGGCACACATTGGGGATTCTAA
- the LOC117895865 gene encoding large proline-rich protein BAG6: MQINLKVKTLDARTHEFNIDNEITIRQLKDQIAEKTSIAAENQRIIYQGRVLADDKQVKEYDVAGKVLHVAERPPFSQRGTNARHNDEPMRPVRSVARPPPGSMRTSPYFRALDGMLVGTMSIPVPNGPGAGTRTPPGRFPNSSSFCINRITVALHMIDCANNIAAYLENPSVGLNNQSLDILQRGRWSMESTVVEVGVSSTDMPRNNNIIDMVQDAVTAALTRTGARNYTVLQLPTVYTNESGETIEQRAGEAALAGAAGGAAPDTNGETTAATVIIEDVIDSEDEDGADGGSDRSATPTPDGEAEGAVGGQPAAAAAAAPDASSAEAASDAAAGGDGAAANGGPSGATRRRTRPQVLGHVIQRYRGVQTRLAPFVDRYYDILEVDPTFEENDTAERENAQRIFDRVSEAFHYLSHAQHAISDLMLDLSQPGPRVLTCRPILVEQSGYIRSNNIFTPHFAPLEVMQQANNTNNDQRAPGARPPGLARSVEEATRNTLGAAAQIIANAGANYASALARGSARPTAPAAENAAASDTSAAAATNANPAALAAALAQGAAQTAVLASVEAAQAAQAAASAVQMAVGAVAAIGIPTEGGPVEDPIDEPMVAPNAAPQAGSQPQPQAQTMGMDEDPEQTEGPRVPPRLRLYMPVALPAPNPQLEMARLIQAVVNRATSDNNDVQVEFSAPNIMSINLPVHVVATAARPPAPGPESAPEATAESAPAGEEQATNNGGGTASTSTGTRSGEQRANTLPTTATQTRSTARPQIQIGGNNNWGGRIAPTHTAFDRFLPCNSHHIREPEPLPQNNNNSNRRTNAATAGAAGTSSGTAAGGAAPSAAATVGNTPIGYADMIDFFTTTGSRRTPPVNTGVAAAAAPAPAPVSAPASAPTTAATTVTPSPFGDRSSNLRSELSSFLNSSVFDGAPISQETIPAAISRALDWFNGSLIYLPQYELPEYNSRESVINILRQSLRLIMELCISAPSTVAQFEQNLKKICEQFRVRLFSVLFLCLGSDNAEIYWHQMMTILRTPMQTTFQNQGWWVYVDPRIPTQTDTADAQQFLVLRSTQPDLSAAGVEPFVAPPSRAFNLQQQQQPQPQAQTLDTDVEMTEVAGSSSTTNSAPAAETTPLPPVVVGSESWHMSFPSDWLPAITRDLQTQAEQTEPQPPYSDAYISGMSAKRRKIIQSDKPTASVECLIASGVQRAIQSAGLGVSANGTAASSAVNVDAVIDTMTHDAAIQASYTDAMRSNVRERIKQDVDYTPSKYPQIAKFSEQK, encoded by the exons atgcaaataaatcttAAGGTAAAAACCTTGGATGCGCGCACACACGAATTCAACATCGACAATGAG ATCACGATTCGCCAGCTGAAGGACCAAATAGCGGAGAAGACCAGCATTGCCGCGGAGAATCAGCGCATCATATACCAGGGGCGTGTGCTGGCCGACGACAAGCAAGTCAAGGAATACG ATGTTGCTGGCAAGGTGCTGCATGTCGCCGAGCGCCCGCCGTTCTCGCAGCGCGGCACCAATGCGCGCCACAACGATGAGCCCATGCGTCCCGTACGCTCGGTGGCACGTCCGCCGCCCGGCAGCATGCGCACTTCGCCCTACTTCCGCGCCCTCGACGGCATGCTCGTGGGCACCATGTCCATACCAGTGCCCAATGGTCCCGGAGCTGGG ACACGCACTCCACCCGGTCGCTTCCCCAACTCCTCGTCCTTCTGCATCAATCGCATCACTGTGGCCCTGCACATGATTGACTGCGCCAACAACATTGCCGCCTACCTGGAGAACCCTTCGGTGGGGCTGAACAACCAATCGCTGGACATTCTGCAGCGCGGTCGCTGGTCCATGGAGTCCACCGTGGTGGAGGTGGGCGTCTCCTCCACCGACATGccgcgcaacaacaacatcatcgaCATGGTGCAGGATGCGGTCACAGCCGCTCTCACCCGCACGGGCGCACGCAACTACACGGTCCTCCAGCTGCCCACGGTGTACACCAACGAAAGTGGCGAGACGATTGAGCAGCGTGCCGGGGAGGCCGCACTCGCTGGAgccgcaggaggagctgctcccGACACCAACGGCGAGACCACGGCCGCCACTGTCATCATTGAGGATGTCATTGATTCGGAGGATGAGGATGGTGCGGATGGCGGCTCGGATCGctctgccacacccacaccagaCGGCGAGGCCGAGGGCGCTGTAGGCGGTCAaccagctgctgcggctgctgccgctcccgaTGCCAGCTCCGCAGAGGCTGCCAGcgatgctgcagctggcggcgACGGTGCCGCAGCCAATGGCGGTCCCAGTGGCGCCACGCGACGTCGCACGCGCCCACAGGTGCTGGGCCATGTCATACAGCGCTATCGCGGCGTGCAGACGCGTCTGGCGCCCTTCGTTGATCGCTACTACGACATACTCGAAGTCGATCCCACATTTGAGGAGAAT GACACTGCTGAGCGGGAGAATGCACAGCGCATCTTTGACCGTGTCTCGGAGGCCTTCCACTACTTGTCGCACGCTCAGCACGCCATCTCCGACCTGATGCTGGATCTCTCGCAGCCCGGACCGCGCGTGCTCACCTGTCGGCCCATACTCGTGGAGCAGAGCGGCTACATCCGCTCCAACAACATATTCACACCGCATTTTGCGCCCCTCGAGGTCATGCAGCAGGCCAACAACACAAATAACGATCAGCGTGCGCCGGGCGCACGGCCGCCGGGCCTGGCCAGAAGCGTCGAGGAGGCCACACGCAACACTTTGGGTGCAGCTGCGCAGATAATTGCCAATGCAGGCGCCAACTATGCCTCGGCCCTGGCCAGAGGAAGCGCCAGACCAAcggcgccagcagcagagaacgCGGCAGCAAGCGACacgtcggcagcagcagccacaaatgcGAATCCGGCAGCTTTGGCCGCCGCTTTGGCGCAAGGTGCTGCCCAGACCGCAGTTCTGGCTTCCGTTGAGGCTGCGCAGGCAGCGCAAGCGGCGGCATCCGCTGTCCAAATGGCTGTGGGAGCGGTGGCCGCCATTGGCATACCCACCGAGGGTGGACCCGTGGAGGATCCCATCGATGAGCCCATGGTGGCGCCCAATGCAGCACCGCAGGCCGGCtcacagcctcagccacaggcacagactATGGGAATGG ATGAGGATCCAGAACAAACTGAAGGCCCCCGAGTGCCACCTCGGCTGCGGCTCTATATGCCCGTGGCCCTGCCAGCGCCCa ATCCGCAGCTGGAAATGGCACGTCTCATTCAGGCTGTGGTGAACCGAGCCACCAGTGACAATAACGATGTGCAGGTGGAGTTCAGTGCGCCCAATATTATGTCCATCAATTTGCCCGTGCATGTGGTGGCCACCGCCGCACGTCCACCCGCCCCAGGACCCGAGTCTGCACCCGAAGCAACCGCCGAAAGTGCTCCAGCTGGAGAGGAGCAGGCAACCAACAATGGTGGCGGCACCGCCTCCACCTCGACTGGCACACGCAGTGGCGAGCAGCGGGCCAACACATTGCCCACAACCGCCACACAGACGCGCTCCACGGCGCGGCCACAGATCCAGAttggcggcaacaacaactgggGCGGACGCATTGCGCCCACGCACACGGCCTTCGATCGCTTTTTGCCCTGCAACAGTCATCACATACGCGAGCCGGAGCCGCTGCcgcagaacaacaacaacagcaatcgcAGGACaaatgcagccacagcaggagcagctggcaCATCCTCAGGCACGGCTGCAGGCGGAGCAGCGCCATCCG ctgcagctacagTGGGCAACACCCCGATTGGATATGCCGATATGATCGACTTTTTCACCACAACAGGAAGCCGCAGAACGCCGCCGGTCAACACGggcgttgcagctgcagcagcaccggcaCCAGCCCCAGTctcagccccagcctcagcccccACCACAGCGGCAACCACAGTCACACCATCACCCTTCGGTGACCGCTCCAGCAATCTACGCTCGGAGCTGAGCAGCTTCCTCAACAGCAGCGTCTTCGATGGTGCGCCCATCAGCCAGGAGACCATACCCGCCGCCATCAGTCGCGCTCTGGACTGGTTCAATGGCAGCCTCATCTACTTGCCGCAGTACGAGCTTCCGGAATACAATTCACGCGAATCTGTGATCAACATACTGCGCCAGAGCCTGCGTCTCATCATGGAGCTGTGCATTTCGGCACCCAGCACTGTCGCCCAGTTCGAGCAGAACCTCAAGAAGATCTGTGAGCAGTTCCGCGTGCGCCTCTTCAGCGTGCTCTTCCTGTGCTTGGGCAGTGACAATGCGGAGATCTACTGGCACCAAATGATGACCATTCTGCGCACGCCAATGCAAACCA CTTTCCAAAATCAAGGTTGGTGGGTCTACGTGGATCCACGAATTCCCACACAAACGGACACCGCAGATGCCCAACAGTTCCTTGTGCTGCGCAGCACGCAGCCAGATCTTTCCGCTGCTGGCGTGGAG CCTTTTGTTGCGCCACCGTCGCGTGCCTtcaatctgcagcagcagcagcagccacagccacaggcgcAAACGCTCGACACGGATGTGGAGATGACCGAagtggctggcagcagcagcaccaccaacagcgCACCCGCAGCAGAGACGACACCGCTACCACCTGTAGTAGTCGGCTCCGAGTCCTGGCACATGAGTTTTCCCAGCGATTGGTTGCCCGCAATAACGCGCGATCTGCAGACACAAGCGGAG CAAACCGAGCCTCAACCGCCCTACTCCGATGCCTACATCTCTGGCATGTCCGCCAAGCGTCGCAAGATCATCCAATCGGACAAGCCCACGGCCAGCGTCGAGTGTTTGATTGCCAGCGGAGTGCAGCGGGCCATACAGAGCGCTGGGCTGGGTGTCAGTGCAAACGGCACAGCCGCCAGCTCCGCCGTGAACGTAGATGCTGTGATCGACACAATGACCCACGATGCGGCCATTCAGGCCTCCTACACGGATGCCATGCGCAGCAATGTGCGCGAGCGCATCAAGCAGGATGTTGACTACACGCCCAGCAAGTATCCGCAGATCGCAAAGTTCAGCGAGCAAAAGTAG
- the LOC117895866 gene encoding leucine-rich repeat-containing G-protein coupled receptor 6: protein MTSLMYAVFHIASLQCSVRPEISPCTCETGKASNYVELSCEKLESFNAIVDTLANKLNPDVHTDLKITHSQLDDLEMRSFTDMNFNLYKLRMQWNGLRSLPELPFRGLSNVTYLSVGDNELDEIPKHVLNHMPSLATLDIGRCNIRAVQQDDLKGIQVVTNLILPSNNITRLDRGAFPQSLLILHLGRNQIESLNGSLHDLHVLQSLFINANNISELDGELPDGSRLRLLMAHNNRLERLPANMAGMRYLQTIHVHFNRLRSFDRVLRNSQDLEELLAGNNELEYLSQDEFQACGRLEVLHLASNHIRSLNSSLLPMVKLMNANFSFNDMEEFSMEELHGLRLLKGLDLSHNRIARLLPSTKGVQELVLFELRLDHNQIVSLDGAVAGLGNLRILDLSANRLEHLLLGDFDGMQRLEILDMTGNQLVELKPLETTMLPNLKILKLAFNNITKLERDFNGLPVLCQANLTNNQITTISSELVTNTRCKNHNVPGKLEIHLDDNPIMCDVRLNELCRLMAVQDARIRGRSQCFENDQEVCTVLPMLYKIDLPLLMTNLKIGGGEDAKPVVQMLVPTLLKTNEELLPPIIATLGQPLINPVIIGTAAVGPLPPLLTTSTTTTTTTTPLPVPLESELLERNETATTTPMPPTTSTTTTAATPTTPSSQLAATELVTTTAPTTTTTSTTTPKPNETLPIILDIEEPNVVPHADPLPINDTGNAGVELPNVPKEADEAVPPPVAVEDPLLEHDHEHERDLDHESVAKTEYETVEYIPNLVQPPPTPPPSKTNVLEEDSDSQANSVHAESAQSLQVPEEPPEE, encoded by the exons ATGACTTCCCTCATGTACGCCGTTTTCCACATAGCCTCGCTGCAGTGCTCCGTGCGGCCAGAGATTTCGCCGTGCACCTGCGAGACCGGCAAGGCCTCCAACTATGTGGAGCTCTCGTGCGAGAAGCTGGAGTCCTTTAATGCCATTGTGGACACGCTGGCCAATAAGCTGAATCCCGATGTGCACACCGATCTGAAGATCACCCACTCGCAGCTGGACGATCTGGAGATGCGTTCGTTTACGGATATGAACTTCAACCTGTACAAGCTGCGCATGCAATGGAATGGCCTAAG ATCGCTGCCCGAGCTGCCGTTCCGTGGGTTATCGAATGTCACCTACCTAAGCGTCGGCGACAACGAACTCGACGAGATCCCGAAGCATGTCTTGAACCACATGCCGAGTCTGGCGACCCTGGACATTGGGCGCTGCAACATACGAGCGGTGCAGCAGGACGATCTAAAGGGCATCCAAGTGGTCACGAATCTCATTCTGCCGAGCAACAACATCACGCGACTGGACAGAGGCGCCTTTCCGCAGAGCTTGCTCATTCTCCATCTCGGGCGGAATCAGATAGAATCGCTCAATGGATCGCTGCACGATCTGCACGTGCTGCAGTCGCTCTTCATCAATGCGAACAACATCAGCGAGCTGGATGGGGAGCTGCCGGATGGCAGCAGGCTGCGCCTCCTCATGGCCCACAACAATCGGCTGGAACGGCTGCCGGCGAACATGGCTGGGATGCGGTACCTGCAGACGATCCACGTGCACTTCAATCGCCTGCGCTCCTTCGATCGTGTGCTGCGCAACTCGCAGGACCTCGAGGAACTGCTGGCGGGCAACAACGAGCTGGAGTACCTTTCCCAGGATGAGTTTCAGGCCTGCGGCCGCCTGGAGGTGCTCCACCTGGCCAGCAATCACATTCGCTCGCTGaactcctcgctgctgcccaTGGTGAAGCTGATGAATGCCAATTTCTCGTTCAACGACATGGAGGAGTTCTccatggaggagctgcacgGCCTGCGCCTGCTCAAGGGTCTCGATCTGTCGCACAATCGCATTGCCCGTCTCCTGCCCAGCACCAAGGGCGTGCAGGAGCTGGTGCTGTTCGAGCTGCGACTCGATCACAATCAGATCGTGTCCCTGGATGGTGCCGTGGCTGGTTTGGGCAATCTGCGCATACTCGATCTGTCCGCCAATCGGCTGGAGCATCTCTTGCTCGGCGACTTTGATGGCATGCAACGACTGGAGATTCTCGACATGACTGGCAATCAGCTGGTGGAGCTAAAGCCACTCGAAACG ACGATGCTGCCCAATCTGAAGATCCTGAAGCTGGCTTTCAACAACATCACCAAGCTGGAGCGAGACTTCAATGGGCTGCCGGTGCTGTGCCAGGCCAATCTGACGAACAATCAAATTACGACCATCTCGAGCGAGCTCGTCACCAATACGCGCTGCAAGAATCACAATGTGCCCGGCAAACTGGAGATACATCTGGATG ATAATCCGATCATGTGTGATGTGCGCCTCAATGAGCTGTGCCGCTTGATGGCCGTGCAGGATGCGCGTATACGCGGCCGTTCGCAGTGCTTCGAGAACGATCAGGAGGTGTGCACCGTGCTGCCGATGCTCTACAAGATtgatctgccgctgctgatgacCAACCTGAAGATCGGCGGGGGTGAGGATGCCAAGCCCGTGGTGCAGATGCTCGTGCCGACGCTGCTCAAGAccaacgaggagctgctgccgccgatTATAGCCACGCTGGGCCAACCGCTGATCAATCCTGTGATCATTGGCACCGCTGCGGTGGGTCCACTGCCGCCGCTActcaccaccagcaccacaaccaCGACAACGACCACGCCTTTGCCTGTGCCGCTGGAGAGTGAACTGCTGGAGAGGAATGAGACCGCCACAACGACACCAATGCCGCCCACGACGAGCACCACGACCACCGCAGCGACACCAACGACGCCCAGCAGCCAGTTGGCTGCCACGGAGCTGGTGACGACCACTGCACCCACCACGACAACGACCAGCACGACAACGCCAAAGCCGAACGAGACATTGCCCATCATCCTGGACATTGAGGAGCCCAATGTGGTGCCCCATGCGGATCCCTTGCCCATCAATGACACGGGAAATGCAGGGGTGGAGTTGCCCAATGTTCCGAAAGAGGCGGATGAGGCGGTGCCGCCGCCTGTCGCGGTCGAGGATCCGCTGCTCGAGCACGACCACGAGCACGAGCGGGATCTGGATCACGAGTCGGTGGCCAAGACCGAGTACGAGACGGTGGAGTATATTCCCAATCTGGTGCAGCCGCCGCCCACGCCGCCGCcgagcaaaacaaatgtgCTCGAGGAGGACTCCGATTCGCAGGCGAATTCCGTGCACGCGGAGTCCGCCCAGAGTCTGCAGGTGCCCGAGGAGCCGCCCGAGGAGTGA